In one Shewanella loihica PV-4 genomic region, the following are encoded:
- the thiH gene encoding 2-iminoacetate synthase ThiH, with product MSFFDTLSGLSREQLRMALYSTTPAQVETAIEGEQGNLGHLLALLSPAAEEYLEPMAQRAAALTRQRFGHNIGLYLPLYLSNLCANECDYCGFTMSNKLKRKVLSHDELAAEMAVIKPQGFDSILLVSGEHETKVGIEYFADILPLVKAEFSHVAMEVQPLSREHYEILVEKGLDAVMLYQETYDPETYRRHHLRGNKQDYGYRLASPERIAQAGVDKIGLGVLLGLDDWRMDALLMGYHLDYLERRFWRSRYSISLPRLRPCVGGITPKVQLTDKGLVQLICAFRLFNEQLEISLSTRETPSLRDNLLGLGITQMSAGSRTEPGGYVNPAAQLDQFEISDERSAAEVASVLRSRGFTPVWKDWEAGWIGAG from the coding sequence ATGAGTTTCTTCGATACCTTGAGTGGACTCTCTCGCGAGCAGCTGCGAATGGCGCTCTATTCCACCACGCCGGCCCAGGTAGAGACGGCGATCGAGGGTGAGCAGGGCAACTTGGGTCATCTGTTAGCCCTGTTGTCGCCGGCCGCCGAGGAGTACCTAGAGCCGATGGCGCAGCGTGCTGCCGCCTTAACCCGGCAACGATTTGGTCATAACATCGGCCTCTATCTGCCGCTCTATCTCTCAAATCTCTGCGCTAACGAGTGTGACTACTGTGGTTTTACCATGAGCAACAAGCTTAAGCGCAAGGTGCTCAGCCATGATGAACTGGCGGCCGAGATGGCGGTGATCAAACCTCAGGGATTTGATTCCATCTTGTTGGTCTCCGGCGAGCATGAAACCAAGGTCGGCATAGAGTACTTTGCCGATATCTTACCCTTGGTGAAGGCGGAGTTTAGCCATGTGGCGATGGAGGTACAGCCACTCAGCCGTGAACACTATGAGATTTTGGTGGAGAAGGGGCTGGATGCCGTGATGCTCTATCAGGAAACCTACGATCCTGAGACCTATCGCAGACATCACCTGAGGGGCAACAAGCAGGACTATGGTTATCGTCTCGCATCGCCGGAGCGGATCGCCCAGGCGGGCGTGGATAAGATAGGCCTAGGTGTGTTACTGGGTCTCGATGATTGGCGCATGGACGCGCTCTTGATGGGCTATCACCTGGATTATCTCGAGCGCCGCTTCTGGCGCAGTCGTTACAGCATATCCTTGCCCAGACTCAGACCCTGCGTCGGTGGTATCACGCCTAAGGTGCAGTTGACCGACAAGGGCCTAGTGCAACTCATCTGTGCCTTTCGCCTCTTCAACGAGCAGCTTGAGATCAGCCTGTCGACCCGGGAGACGCCTAGCTTGAGAGATAACCTGTTAGGGCTCGGCATCACCCAGATGAGCGCCGGTAGTCGCACCGAACCGGGTGGCTATGTCAATCCGGCGGCTCAGCTAGATCAGTTTGAGATCAGTGATGAGCGCAGCGCCGCCGAGGTTGCCAGTGTCCTTCGAAGCCGTGGCTTTACCCCTGTGTGGAAAGACTGGGAGGCTGGCTGGATAGGCGCAGGCTAA
- a CDS encoding thiazole synthase — MLTIGDSRFSSRLFTGTGKFASADQMLAALAASGSQLVTLAMKRLDLKAGFDDILAPIRQSGVKLLPNTSGARNAKEAIFAAELAREVLGTSWVKLEIHPDPKYLMPDPIETFNAAKVLCERGFTVLPYVHADPVLCRNLESVGCAAVMPLGSPIGSNRGLETAAFLKIIIEQAKVPVVVDAGIGSPSQAMAAMEMGASAVLVNTAIAASRDPVKMALCFADAVVTGRKAYEAGLAQVHQRAIGTSPQQALTAFLSE, encoded by the coding sequence ATGTTAACGATAGGCGATAGTCGGTTCTCTTCACGCCTGTTTACCGGCACGGGCAAGTTTGCCAGTGCCGATCAGATGTTGGCGGCCTTGGCGGCCAGCGGTTCACAGTTGGTGACACTGGCGATGAAGCGGCTCGATCTTAAGGCGGGCTTCGATGATATTCTGGCGCCCATACGTCAGAGCGGGGTTAAGCTGCTGCCCAACACCTCGGGGGCGCGCAATGCCAAGGAGGCAATCTTCGCCGCCGAACTGGCTCGCGAGGTGCTGGGAACCTCTTGGGTAAAGCTTGAGATCCACCCCGATCCTAAGTATCTGATGCCAGATCCCATTGAGACCTTTAACGCCGCCAAGGTGCTGTGTGAACGCGGCTTTACCGTATTGCCCTATGTGCATGCCGATCCTGTGCTCTGTCGCAATCTGGAGTCTGTGGGCTGCGCGGCCGTGATGCCGCTGGGTAGCCCCATAGGCTCAAATCGCGGACTGGAGACGGCGGCATTTTTGAAGATCATCATAGAGCAGGCCAAGGTGCCCGTGGTGGTCGACGCCGGGATCGGCTCACCCTCTCAGGCGATGGCGGCGATGGAGATGGGGGCGAGCGCCGTACTGGTGAACACGGCAATTGCCGCCAGTCGCGATCCGGTGAAGATGGCGCTCTGCTTTGCCGATGCTGTCGTCACGGGGCGTAAGGCCTATGAGGCGGGCCTGGCCCAGGTGCATCAGAGGGCGATTGGCACCAGTCCCCAGCAGGCGCTCACCGCCTTCTTATCGGAGTAA
- the thiS gene encoding sulfur carrier protein ThiS, protein MMSEISLSLNGQLIQVAANASLLSMLESQQIALDSVALVRAGEVVPKSQWALTLCEAGDVIELFGVVAGG, encoded by the coding sequence ATGATGAGTGAGATCAGCTTAAGTTTGAATGGTCAGTTAATACAGGTGGCTGCCAATGCGAGTCTGCTGTCCATGTTGGAGAGCCAGCAGATAGCCCTGGATAGCGTGGCCCTGGTGCGGGCAGGCGAGGTGGTCCCCAAGTCGCAGTGGGCATTGACCCTATGTGAGGCGGGCGATGTGATTGAACTCTTTGGCGTAGTGGCAGGAGGTTAA
- a CDS encoding HesA/MoeB/ThiF family protein, translating to MSLNDSAFIRYSRQIMLPEVGELGQQRLMEASVAIVGVGGLGQLCAQYLSAAGIGQLTLIDDDKVELSNLPRQLLFSHDDCGQYKAEVARDRLVGKGTGDNSQVSAFGQIAAKVVRLELHNAESLLSGVDLVLDCCDNFATRQHINAACVALSTPNVVAAAAHFAGQLMAFDLSKSPNSGCYHCLFPAELRVSENCSTIGVLGPMVGTMASMQALLAIKLLLGLPGLGQVHRFDGLTGEMRKLTLRRDHKCSVCAAIKESNIKAYAACGELACSSALGENDE from the coding sequence ATGTCACTCAATGATAGTGCGTTTATCCGATATTCGCGGCAGATCATGTTGCCCGAGGTCGGCGAACTGGGCCAGCAAAGGCTGATGGAAGCAAGTGTCGCCATAGTCGGCGTCGGCGGCTTGGGCCAGCTCTGCGCCCAGTATCTGAGCGCGGCGGGGATCGGCCAATTGACCCTGATCGATGATGACAAGGTGGAGCTGAGTAACCTGCCCAGGCAGCTACTGTTTTCCCATGACGATTGCGGCCAGTACAAGGCGGAAGTCGCCAGAGACAGGCTGGTAGGAAAAGGCACAGGTGACAACAGCCAGGTATCGGCTTTTGGTCAGATAGCGGCCAAGGTTGTGCGTCTGGAACTCCACAACGCCGAGTCTCTGCTCTCAGGTGTGGATCTGGTGCTCGATTGCTGCGACAACTTCGCCACGCGCCAGCATATCAATGCCGCCTGTGTGGCGCTGAGCACGCCAAACGTGGTGGCTGCCGCAGCCCACTTTGCCGGTCAGTTGATGGCGTTCGATTTGAGCAAATCCCCGAACAGCGGCTGCTATCACTGTCTGTTTCCGGCCGAACTTAGGGTAAGCGAGAACTGCAGCACCATAGGCGTTCTTGGGCCCATGGTGGGCACCATGGCCTCGATGCAGGCACTGCTGGCGATAAAACTATTGCTGGGATTACCTGGCTTGGGGCAGGTTCACAGATTCGATGGGTTAACCGGCGAGATGCGAAAGCTCACGCTGCGACGAGATCACAAGTGCTCGGTCTGTGCGGCAATTAAAGAATCGAATATAAAGGCTTATGCTGCATGCGGTGAGTTAGCCTGTTCATCGGCCTTAGGAGAAAATGATGAGTGA
- the thiE gene encoding thiamine phosphate synthase, translated as MSAEKPIVWTIAGSDSGGGAGIQADLATMADLDCHGCSVITCVTAQNSVAVNGVEPVSEAILLAQLDTLLVDLPPRAIKIGLLANQRQINLVADWLATHMAPLKTDDGQPIPIILDPVMVASCGDALTGESAVQASAQTKTKPKTKLKTKPKTELKTEPKHLAGLDFTPFAKLLTLVTPNASEFGKLVGSEASSSDEMLAQASALSRRLVCNLLITGGDKGSLWYSDKAEDLFICNAVAHTSPLHQHTSFRLSGERVDNPNHHGSGCTLSSAIASFLAQGLVLHDAILLAKTYVGQGIAPAKALGAGAGPLARCGWPSGLVSLPRITELAGITSISSSDRASSGSSILSFPRLSFPGLSFPRLKRPIGVYPVVDNLMHLEQVLAAGATTAQLRIKLEDDRQAASKQEEGAGAAALEAQIQAAIALGRKYDAQVFINDHWQLALKHGAFGIHLGQEDLFEADLDRIAKAGIALGVSSHGVFELALASQLNPSYLALGHIFPTPTKSMPSNPQGLSRLARMVALWTPDCPRVAIGGIDASRLEQVKATNVEAVAVVRAVTQADSPGEAYKQLARMWENAYVTQ; from the coding sequence ATGTCCGCTGAAAAACCTATTGTCTGGACCATTGCCGGTTCAGACAGCGGGGGCGGTGCGGGCATTCAGGCTGATCTTGCGACCATGGCGGATCTGGACTGCCATGGTTGCAGCGTGATCACCTGCGTTACCGCGCAAAACTCGGTGGCGGTTAACGGTGTCGAGCCTGTGAGTGAGGCTATCTTGCTCGCTCAGCTCGATACCCTGCTGGTAGATCTGCCGCCAAGGGCGATCAAGATAGGGCTGCTTGCCAATCAGCGTCAGATTAATCTTGTCGCCGATTGGCTGGCGACCCATATGGCGCCACTGAAAACGGATGATGGCCAGCCGATTCCGATTATTCTGGATCCCGTGATGGTGGCCTCCTGCGGCGATGCCTTGACTGGCGAATCTGCTGTTCAGGCCTCCGCCCAGACCAAAACTAAGCCCAAAACTAAACTCAAAACTAAGCCCAAAACTGAGCTTAAAACTGAGCCCAAGCACCTTGCCGGGTTGGATTTCACCCCCTTCGCTAAGCTGCTTACTCTTGTGACGCCGAACGCCAGCGAGTTTGGCAAGTTGGTGGGAAGCGAGGCGTCATCAAGTGATGAGATGCTAGCTCAGGCAAGTGCACTCTCAAGGCGCTTAGTCTGCAATCTGCTGATCACTGGCGGTGACAAGGGCTCACTCTGGTATAGCGATAAGGCGGAAGATCTCTTTATCTGCAACGCGGTGGCGCATACCTCACCGCTACATCAGCACACTAGCTTTCGCCTGAGCGGCGAGCGGGTGGATAACCCCAATCACCACGGTAGCGGCTGCACCTTGTCATCGGCGATTGCCAGTTTTCTGGCTCAGGGCTTGGTGCTACACGACGCCATCTTGCTCGCTAAAACCTATGTGGGCCAAGGGATAGCGCCGGCCAAGGCCTTGGGCGCCGGCGCCGGGCCTTTAGCCCGCTGCGGTTGGCCTTCTGGCCTGGTATCGCTTCCCCGTATCACAGAGTTGGCTGGCATCACTTCGATTAGCTCTTCAGATCGCGCTTCAAGTGGCTCCTCGATATTGAGTTTTCCAAGGCTTAGTTTCCCGGGGCTTAGTTTTCCAAGGCTTAAGCGTCCCATCGGGGTGTATCCCGTAGTGGATAACCTGATGCACCTGGAGCAGGTGCTGGCCGCCGGTGCCACCACGGCCCAGCTGAGGATCAAGCTGGAGGATGATCGCCAAGCAGCTAGCAAACAAGAAGAGGGCGCAGGTGCTGCCGCGTTAGAAGCGCAGATCCAAGCGGCAATCGCGCTGGGGCGCAAATATGATGCGCAGGTGTTTATCAACGATCACTGGCAGCTGGCGTTAAAGCATGGCGCCTTCGGTATCCATCTTGGGCAGGAAGATCTTTTTGAGGCGGATCTCGATAGGATAGCCAAGGCGGGGATCGCCCTTGGCGTCTCCAGCCATGGCGTGTTCGAGTTGGCGCTGGCCAGTCAGCTTAATCCATCCTATCTGGCGCTGGGGCATATCTTCCCCACACCGACGAAATCTATGCCTTCTAATCCTCAGGGGTTGAGTAGGCTCGCGCGTATGGTCGCGCTTTGGACGCCCGATTGTCCCAGAGTGGCCATCGGCGGCATAGACGCTTCGCGTTTAGAGCAGGTTAAAGCAACAAACGTTGAGGCGGTGGCCGTGGTGCGCGCTGTGACCCAGGCGGATTCGCCGGGCGAGGCCTATAAACAGCTGGCTAGAATGTGGGAGAACGCCTATGTCACTCAATGA
- the thiC gene encoding phosphomethylpyrimidine synthase ThiC: MSTRREMRAEAQAFIDNLKPLQHPNSQKFYLNGSRPDLKVAMRQIYQSDTLIGGTAEAPVYEKNPPITVYDCAGPYSDPEADIDVRRGLVKLRSEWIAERSDTQELEQVSSGFTQQRLADEGLDHLRFEQLPKPRRALEGRVVTQMHYARRGIITPEMEYVALRENMARETVTEEVLNQRAPGESFGAKLGEPITPEFVRQELAAGRAILPLNINHPEAEPMIIGRNFLVKVNANIGNSAVTSSIEEEVEKLVWATRWGADTVMDLSTGRYIHETREWIIRNSPVPIGTVPIYQALEKVNGIAEDLTWEIFRDTLIEQAEQGVDYFTIHAGVLLRYVPMTAKRLTGIVSRGGSIMAKWCLSHHKENFLYEHFDEICQLCAAYDVSLSLGDGMRPGSIADANDEAQFAELETLGELVKKAWQYDVQTIIEGPGHIPMQLIKENMDKQLELCDEAPFYTLGPQTTDIAPGYDHFTSGIGAAMIAWYGCAMLCYVTPKEHLGLPNKEDVKQGLIAYKIAAHAGDVAKGHPGAQIRDNALSKARFEFRWEDQYNLGLDPDTARAYHDESLPQESAKVAHFCSMCGPKFCSMKITQEVREYAAAQATDVREIEVEQIDVTASAPKADIQQGMAQMSAQFKQSGSELYHSAIRQSPGVESTSLESTSLESTVLESTSLESTALEKAKEV, from the coding sequence ATGTCAACACGTCGTGAAATGCGAGCAGAGGCCCAGGCCTTTATTGATAACCTCAAACCCTTACAACACCCTAATTCGCAAAAATTTTACCTAAACGGCAGCAGGCCGGATCTCAAGGTCGCCATGCGGCAGATCTATCAGTCAGACACCCTGATTGGCGGCACGGCCGAGGCGCCTGTCTATGAGAAGAATCCCCCCATCACAGTCTATGACTGCGCCGGGCCCTATTCAGATCCCGAGGCCGATATCGATGTGCGTCGTGGTCTTGTTAAGCTGCGTAGCGAGTGGATCGCCGAGCGCAGCGATACCCAGGAACTTGAGCAGGTAAGCTCAGGTTTTACCCAGCAGCGTCTGGCCGATGAGGGGCTAGATCATCTGAGGTTTGAGCAACTGCCCAAGCCAAGACGCGCCCTTGAAGGCAGGGTAGTGACTCAGATGCACTACGCCAGACGCGGTATCATCACCCCAGAGATGGAGTATGTGGCCCTGCGTGAGAATATGGCTCGCGAGACAGTGACCGAAGAGGTGCTCAATCAGCGCGCGCCGGGTGAGAGTTTCGGTGCCAAGCTAGGTGAGCCGATCACGCCGGAGTTTGTGCGTCAGGAGCTGGCGGCGGGCCGGGCAATCTTACCGCTTAACATAAACCACCCCGAGGCCGAACCTATGATCATCGGCCGAAACTTCCTGGTGAAGGTCAACGCCAACATAGGCAACTCGGCGGTCACCTCATCTATCGAAGAGGAGGTGGAGAAGCTGGTGTGGGCCACCCGTTGGGGCGCGGATACCGTGATGGACCTCTCGACCGGCCGTTATATCCACGAGACCCGCGAGTGGATCATACGTAACTCGCCGGTGCCAATAGGGACTGTGCCCATCTATCAGGCGCTGGAGAAGGTCAATGGCATCGCCGAAGATCTCACCTGGGAGATCTTCAGAGATACCCTGATCGAGCAGGCGGAGCAGGGGGTGGATTACTTTACCATTCACGCCGGCGTGCTTCTGCGTTATGTGCCCATGACGGCCAAACGCCTCACTGGTATTGTCTCCCGTGGCGGCTCCATCATGGCCAAGTGGTGTCTCTCTCATCACAAGGAAAATTTCCTCTATGAGCACTTTGATGAGATCTGTCAGCTGTGCGCGGCCTATGACGTCTCCCTCTCGCTGGGTGATGGCATGCGTCCAGGCTCCATCGCCGATGCCAACGACGAGGCGCAGTTTGCCGAGCTGGAAACCTTAGGCGAGCTGGTTAAGAAGGCCTGGCAGTATGACGTGCAGACCATCATCGAAGGGCCGGGTCATATCCCGATGCAGCTTATCAAGGAGAACATGGATAAGCAGCTCGAGCTGTGTGACGAGGCACCGTTTTATACCCTAGGCCCTCAGACCACCGACATTGCTCCAGGTTATGATCACTTCACCTCAGGCATAGGGGCGGCGATGATCGCCTGGTATGGCTGCGCAATGCTCTGCTACGTAACGCCCAAGGAACATCTTGGTCTGCCAAACAAGGAAGACGTAAAGCAAGGGCTGATCGCCTATAAGATTGCCGCCCATGCCGGCGATGTCGCCAAGGGGCATCCTGGCGCGCAGATCCGCGACAACGCCTTGTCTAAGGCGAGGTTCGAGTTCCGCTGGGAAGATCAATACAACCTGGGGCTGGATCCCGATACCGCCAGGGCGTATCACGACGAATCACTTCCGCAGGAGTCGGCCAAGGTCGCGCATTTCTGCTCCATGTGCGGTCCCAAGTTCTGCTCGATGAAGATCACCCAAGAGGTGCGCGAATACGCTGCGGCCCAAGCGACCGATGTAAGGGAGATTGAGGTTGAGCAGATTGACGTTACTGCTAGCGCGCCGAAGGCAGATATTCAACAAGGGATGGCGCAGATGTCGGCGCAGTTTAAGCAAAGTGGTAGCGAGCTCTATCACAGTGCGATAAGACAAAGCCCTGGCGTTGAAAGCACCTCTCTCGAAAGCACCTCTCTCGAAAGTACCGTTCTTGAAAGTACTTCTCTTGAAAGTACGGCTCTCGAAAAAGCAAAAGAGGTGTAG
- the trhA gene encoding PAQR family membrane homeostasis protein TrhA codes for MPPQSVPPQTIQPHEIGLNSQPSFAATAAPYSRAEELANALSHGLGVIAGILALAFSLHKGWDRLTNLQLGGLALYCLSIILLFLCSTLYHSVSAPKLKHKLKIADHCAIYLLIAGTYTPLMQILLDSVEADAILIAIWSLALGGILFKTLFIHRFKIFSLVLYLVMGWLCVIVMKQLLAAMTPLGFQLLLAGGIFYSTGVIFYVGKRIPYNHAIWHLFVLAGALSHFLCVYLTVI; via the coding sequence ATGCCACCACAGTCCGTGCCGCCACAAACCATACAGCCCCATGAGATCGGCCTGAATAGTCAGCCCAGCTTTGCTGCTACGGCCGCTCCCTATAGCCGCGCAGAAGAGCTGGCAAACGCCCTCAGCCATGGCCTGGGTGTGATTGCAGGTATTCTGGCGCTTGCGTTTTCACTGCATAAGGGATGGGACAGGCTCACCAATCTACAACTGGGCGGATTGGCGCTTTACTGTTTGAGCATCATACTCCTGTTTCTCTGCTCAACGCTCTATCACAGCGTCTCGGCACCTAAGTTAAAGCATAAACTCAAGATAGCCGATCACTGCGCCATCTATCTGTTGATCGCCGGCACCTACACGCCGCTGATGCAGATCCTGCTCGACAGTGTCGAGGCCGATGCCATTCTCATCGCCATCTGGAGTCTTGCCCTAGGCGGGATCCTGTTCAAGACACTGTTTATTCACCGCTTCAAGATCTTTAGCCTGGTGCTCTATCTGGTGATGGGTTGGTTGTGTGTCATAGTGATGAAGCAGTTGCTTGCAGCCATGACGCCACTGGGCTTTCAGCTACTGCTGGCGGGCGGGATCTTCTACAGCACCGGGGTGATCTTCTATGTGGGTAAACGCATTCCCTATAATCACGCCATCTGGCATCTGTTTGTCCTCGCCGGCGCCCTCAGCCACTTCCTATGCGTCTACCTGACGGTGATCTAA
- a CDS encoding DTW domain-containing protein, translating to MKFVLLTHEREYERASNTGQLALAAFPELCSRVPWSRIAPDEALKQACESGEALLLFPKEYDTDETDSGSRMGLSVKQAITPEQLLLKKDGGQGVRQVIILDATWQEARKMMRQSPYLQAARRLTLQESEPSRYRLRRNQLSQGLCTIECIISLMHSLGMSQEAQQLDEAFDLFMLDHRQVDA from the coding sequence GTGAAGTTTGTCTTGCTAACACACGAGCGGGAGTATGAGCGTGCCAGCAACACTGGCCAGTTGGCGTTAGCCGCATTCCCTGAGCTGTGTAGCCGTGTGCCCTGGTCGCGGATCGCGCCCGATGAGGCGTTGAAACAGGCCTGTGAATCGGGTGAAGCTCTGCTGCTCTTTCCAAAGGAGTACGACACAGACGAAACGGACTCAGGTTCGAGAATGGGCTTGAGCGTGAAACAGGCTATCACGCCCGAGCAACTTTTGCTTAAAAAAGACGGGGGGCAGGGCGTGCGTCAGGTTATCATTCTCGATGCCACCTGGCAGGAGGCCAGAAAGATGATGCGTCAGAGCCCCTATCTGCAAGCGGCGAGAAGGCTGACGCTGCAGGAGAGCGAGCCGTCACGTTATCGCCTGAGGCGGAATCAGTTATCTCAAGGTCTGTGCACCATAGAGTGCATCATTAGCCTGATGCACAGTTTAGGGATGAGCCAAGAGGCACAGCAGCTTGATGAGGCGTTTGATCTCTTTATGTTAGATCACCGTCAGGTAGACGCATAG